In Zingiber officinale cultivar Zhangliang chromosome 1A, Zo_v1.1, whole genome shotgun sequence, a genomic segment contains:
- the LOC122023807 gene encoding vesicle-associated protein 1-3-like, whose protein sequence is MNEGGFLDIDPKELKFVFELKKQSSSSLQLINKTDQYVAFKVKTTNPKKYCVRPNTGIVLPSATCDVTVTMQAQKEAPPDMQCKDKFLLQSVIVEHGAMTKDITSEMFNKESGKVVDEFKLRVVYVPFSPPSPVPEEAEEGSSPRSSIFENGAQSLQTHDSVTRSHELQKEKSPETLAMISKLTEEKNTAIQFNQKLRQELDLLRKESSMHQGGFSITFVVLVGLLGALIGYIIKKS, encoded by the exons ATGAACGAGGGAGGGTTCCTCGACATCGATCCCAAGGAGCTCAAGTTCGTTT TTGAGTTGAAGAAGCAGAGCTCATCTTCCCTGCAACTAATTAACAAAACAGATCAGTATGTCGCGTTTAAG GTCAAAACAACCAACCCAAAGAAATATTGTGTTCGCCCCAACACAGGGATCGTCTTACCGAGTGCCACCTGTGATGTCACTG TCACAATGCAAGCACAAAAGGAAGCCCCACCTGACATGCAATGCAAAGACAAGTTCCTACTTCAGAGTGTTATCGTGGAGCATGGTGCAATGACCAAAGATATAACCTCTGAAATG TTCAATAAAGAATCTGGAAAGGTTGTTGATGAGTTCAAGTTGCGGGTTGTTTATGTTCCTTTTAGTCCACCGTCCCCTGTACCGGAGGAAGCGGAGGAAGGATCCTCTCCAAGGTCATCAATATTTGAAAATGGGGCTCAAAGTTTACAAACACATGATTCT GTAACTAGATCACATGAACTACAAAAGGAGAAGTCACCAGAG ACATTGGCTATGATCTCAAAGTTGACTGAAGAGAAAAATACTGCCATTCAGTTTAACCAGAAGCTCAGACAGGAACTG GATCTACTAAGGAAAGAAAGCAGCATGCACCAAGGTGGCTTCAGCATTACATTTGTGGTGCTGGTGGGATTACTTGGTGCTCTTATTGGCTACATAATCAAGAAGTCATAA